Below is a window of Lentimicrobium sp. L6 DNA.
ATGCCATGGAAACTACCACAGGTATCAGTGCCCACGAAAGAGCTCATACCATTCAGCAATTAATTAATTCTGAGGCTTTTGCCGAGGATTTCAAAAGACCTGGTCATATTTTTCCTCTGGAAGCAAAATCTGGTGGAGTCATACAAAGAGCAGGCCATACCGAAGCAGCTGTTGACTTAGCAAGACTAGCTGGTCTTTATCCTGCTGGTGTCATTTGCGAAATCATGAACGAAGATGGTAGTATGGCTCGAGTTCCTGATTTGGAAATTTACAAGAAGAAACATGACTTAAAATTAATCACCATTGCTGCCCTCATTGAATATCGTCGTCGGCACGAAAGCTCTGTGGAGAAAATCACAAGCGTAGAGCTCCCCAATAAATGGGGTGATTTTATCGCTCACGGATTTCTAAGTAAGAATAATGGTGAAGAACATATTGCAGTTAGTTCAAAAGATTTTAATCCTGAAAAGGCTGTGTTAGTGCGAGTGCATTCTGAATGTTTAACAGGTGATGTTTTCGGAAGTCATCGATGTGATTGTGGTGAACAAAGAGACGAGTCTATGAAACGTATTGCTGCTGACTCCAATGGTGTTCTCATTTATTTAAGACAAGAAGGACGAGGAATTGGGCTCAATAATAAATTAAAAGCTTATAAACTTCAAGAAGCGGGAATGGATACCGTAGAAGCCAATGAAGCTTTAGGTTTTGCTCCAGATTTAAGAGATTATAAAGCCGCTGCAGACATGCTTAGAGAATTAAGGGTAAAAAAGGTTCGTTTACTTACCAATAACCCAGATAAAGTTCATTCTCTGGAAAACTATGGAATCGAAGTAGTAGAACGCGTTCATATTGAAGCTAATCACCATGAAAGAAATGCTTTTTACATGGCAACAAAGGCTAGTAAGATGGGACATGTTCTTAGAAATTTGGATGTGAAAGTGAAAAGTTAATAGTGAAAAACTAAAAGTTATTAGTTTCTAGCTACCAGCCATTTGCAAAAGCTAATTAAAAAAAAATAAATACATATACAAAATGAAAATAATAGAAGGTAAATTAACAGCTGGAAATAACCGATTTGGTATTATTGTAGGTCGTTTCAATGAGTTTATAGGTGGCAAATTATTAGAAGGAGCGATTGATGCGCTAAAAAGACACGATGTCAATGAGGAGAATGTTGAAATTGCATGGGCTCCTGGTGCTTTTGAGATTCCATTGGTAGCACAAAAAATGGCTCAAACTGGTCGATTCGATGCCATTATCTGCTTGGGTGCTGTCATCCGTGGTTCAACCCCTCACTTTGATTTTGTTTCTTCTGAAGTTTCTAAAGGAATAGCTTCTGTTTCTATGGCAGAAGGATTACCAGTTATCTTTGGTGTTCTTACTACAGATAGTATTGAACAAGCTATTGAAAGAGCAGGAACAAAGGCTGGGAATAAAGGCTTTGAAGCAGCTATGGGAGCCATTGAGATGGTTAACTTATTGAATGAAATATAAACATTTAAAGAAGTTTTATCTAGTCAACGCTATAAAACGCAAGCTTCGGTTTGCGTTTTTTTTTAATTTAAGAATGTTCAAATATTCGAAGATAGGATTGAAAACTTCAAATTGCTATCCTACAATGACAATGAAAAACCTTATTTTTACACAAAATTTATTGCATGCAAAAACAAATTATATTTCAAAATAAAAATATCAATTATCAAATTGAAGGTCAGGGAGAATGCATCGTATTATTACACGGATTTATGGAAGACCTTGGCATGTGGAATTACCACTCCGAGGAACTTTCGAAGAATTATCAAGTTCTTTGCATCGACTTACCAGGGCATGGTGAAACAGGAATATGGAGCAAAAGTCATGGAATGGACTTTATGGCCGAAATAGTAGAACAAGTTTTACTTGCCGAAACCATTGAAAAATGTATCATGGTGGGACACAGCATGGGTGGATATACCACACTAGCTTTCGCTGAAAAGTATCCACAGCGCTTGAATGGTTTTGGATTATTCCATAGCCACAGTATGGCGGATTCTGATGAAGCTAAAAAAAATAGAGAGCGGACTATAGAAATAGTAAAGCAAGAAAAAATGAGCTTCATCAATCAATTTATTCCTTCTCTTTTTGCGGAAAATAATCAGTTAATGTTTAAAAAGGAGATTGAGAATCAAATTGAAATGGCTAATGCCATGAATCCCAAAGGAATAATAGCTGCTTTAGCAGGTATGAAAGAGAGAACAATGCGTTTGGATGTAATAGCATTTTCAAAAGTTCCTGTATTGTTTATTCTAGGTAAGAAAGACAGTAGAATTGCTATTGATCATGCATTGGCTCAAGCTTCAATAGCTCCTTTAGCACAAATTACTATTTTAGGGAACTCTGGACATATGGGATGGCTAGAAGAAAAAAGCAAAACTACAA
It encodes the following:
- a CDS encoding bifunctional 3,4-dihydroxy-2-butanone-4-phosphate synthase/GTP cyclohydrolase II, giving the protein MNKIFNTIEEAIADIKMGKMVIVVDDEQRENEGDLIMAAEMVSPEAINFMAKEAGGLICTPMTGERLQALKLGKMVENNTDSHQTAFTVSVDAMETTTGISAHERAHTIQQLINSEAFAEDFKRPGHIFPLEAKSGGVIQRAGHTEAAVDLARLAGLYPAGVICEIMNEDGSMARVPDLEIYKKKHDLKLITIAALIEYRRRHESSVEKITSVELPNKWGDFIAHGFLSKNNGEEHIAVSSKDFNPEKAVLVRVHSECLTGDVFGSHRCDCGEQRDESMKRIAADSNGVLIYLRQEGRGIGLNNKLKAYKLQEAGMDTVEANEALGFAPDLRDYKAAADMLRELRVKKVRLLTNNPDKVHSLENYGIEVVERVHIEANHHERNAFYMATKASKMGHVLRNLDVKVKS
- a CDS encoding alpha/beta fold hydrolase — encoded protein: MQKQIIFQNKNINYQIEGQGECIVLLHGFMEDLGMWNYHSEELSKNYQVLCIDLPGHGETGIWSKSHGMDFMAEIVEQVLLAETIEKCIMVGHSMGGYTTLAFAEKYPQRLNGFGLFHSHSMADSDEAKKNRERTIEIVKQEKMSFINQFIPSLFAENNQLMFKKEIENQIEMANAMNPKGIIAALAGMKERTMRLDVIAFSKVPVLFILGKKDSRIAIDHALAQASIAPLAQITILGNSGHMGWLEEKSKTTTAIKGFCEFCFS
- the ribE gene encoding 6,7-dimethyl-8-ribityllumazine synthase, producing the protein MKIIEGKLTAGNNRFGIIVGRFNEFIGGKLLEGAIDALKRHDVNEENVEIAWAPGAFEIPLVAQKMAQTGRFDAIICLGAVIRGSTPHFDFVSSEVSKGIASVSMAEGLPVIFGVLTTDSIEQAIERAGTKAGNKGFEAAMGAIEMVNLLNEI